GCCCCCCCCGAGGGCACGGATGATGCCTGCTTGGAGCCGGGCGCGTGCCGGGGCGATTCGCAGCACGACCTCGCTCTGGCCGCCTGGTTCACGGCTTTCACCGTCTCGAAGACCCGCAGGCAGCTCCTGGAGCAGGGACGCAGGGATGGAGCCAGCACCTCTGCACcggcccccccagggacccccggcccccgccgccagcACTCACTTGTAGTCCGAGGAGGAGCCGTCCGTTCCCTTCCTCATCGTCCCTTTGATCTCGGCTGCCAGCGAGTCCTGGGAACGCCGGGAAGTGGGGTCAGGGGTGCGGGGGGACGCGGTGCACCGGACGGGCTGCTGAGCCCAGGCCGTGGCAGCGAGACCCCGGCAGCGGCGCCCTCCGCCCAGCCCCGGCGCTCACCACGGGCAGGAGGCTGGGTGCGCCGTAGCGGCCGACGGCGCTGTTGGGCAGGCTGCGGCTGCGCAGGCTCTTCACCTCCTCCCGGGCCTCCTGCAGCATCCCGCCGCACTCCGCGTACTTCTCCTGCAGGTCCCGCAGCTGCGGGGCGCAGGGCGggctcagggcacggcccagccccccggcccggcgcccaccGCGGCGCAGACCCCCGGCCCCGTCTCACCTCCGTCCGCAGCTGCTGCTGCGCCTCCTTCGCGGcggccaggtgctgctggagCTCCTCCACCTCCGAGCCGTACTGCGGGCGGGAGCAGGTCAGGGCGCttcgccccgcagcccccggcaccGGCAGGGACCGCCGGCCGAGCGGGGACGGGGGCGCTCACCGTGCGGCACTTCTGCTGCAGGTCCACCACCTGCGCCAGGAGCTGGCTGATCTCCTCCTGCTGCCGGGCCGTGTCCTCCGTCTTGCGGGCCAGCTCCTCGGAGAGGGACGTGACCTGCCGGCTGGCTTCAGCTGGGGAGGGCACGGGGGACCATCACCGTCCGGGCCACGCGACGATGATGGGCAGTCCCGGCCCTTGCAGCAGGGCAGCGTGTGCTGACCCCACGTGCTCCCGCAACCCAAGCATGGCGAGGGGGTGCCCAGCACGTACAGAACTGCTCCACGCAGTCGATCATCAGCTGCTGCTCCTGGTCCTCGTACCGACAGGTCTCGGTGGCAATGCTGGTGGCCTAggggagagggacggggctgaGCACAGCCGGCACCAGCCTCCCTGGGGCTCCCCCATCAGCACCCTGGTCCGGCACGGAGagggtgctggggctgcagcacatCCCACCAGCTGGCTCCACCACCagtcccccccgcgtcccccttCACCTCCAGGCGAAGCTTCTGGTTCTCCTCCTCCAGGCCCTTGAGCTTCTGCTGCAGGGTGTCATACTGGAAGTACTGCTGCAGGGACGCCGAGGACTCGTGCCGGCGCAGCCTGGGGGACGCGGGGAGGGCGCTGAGCACCCGTGGCACGGCAGGACGGGGCAGCCCCATGAGTGCCGCGGGAGGGAAGGgaccgccagccccggcccccaaccccgACGCATGCGCCggggggaccccgcctcactcacGGCGTGGAGATGGCAGAGCCGGGCTCACTCTCCTCCGTCGTGGTGGTGTAGAAGTGGAGCAGGTCGTCCCGCATGGAGACCTCGTGGCGCAGCTGCGCGATCTGCACGGGAACAGGACGTCAGGGCCCGGCGGACGGGGGAGCGCGGGTGCCCCATGCCGGGCGCCCGTTACCTCCTCCTTGGCCagctccagctgctcctccagcagctcATTGCGCTCCGTCAGGCTCCGGTTCTGCTTCAGCAGGGACTGCCCGATGCGCGCCGCCAGCTCCAGGTCCCGCTCTTTCTGCAGGGGGCAGGTCCACGTCAGTCCGGGGCCACCCCGTTCTCAGCCCCcgcgcccctcgcccacccatgcagcccccaccatcccctgAGCGCAGGCACCCGGCGTTACCTCTTCCAGCAGGTTGGTGACAGCATCGATGTCGTGGTAGGTCTTAGTGATCCTGCCAACCCGCTCGGCACACAGCACTGCAGGAGCAAGGGTGAAGGATTAACATCCCCCCTGCTGCTCTGACCCAGGCAGCCTCGCGCTGGGGCCATGGCAGAGGACGGGTGCAGCGAGCTGCAGGTGtgcctgctctgtgctgctgtttcCCCATCTGCGTTCGTGGTCCCACCGGGGCTTGCAGGGGAAGGACATTAGAAAGGGCCACTGCAGGCTGCACATGCTCCGTGCTGGTCACCGGAAAGGACCTTTAATGTGcacggcagcggcagcctcgGTGCgagggagcagagagcaggagcGAGGCTGGAGGTGGGCAGTGAGCTCCTACTGCCGTCCCTAACGGCGCGGCGCGAGGGAAACGGCCGTGCCCCCGCCTTGCCCACCACCCTGCCCGTGCCTCCGGGCAACGCGCTGAGCTCCCCTCTCCAAAACCACCGCCCTCCGATGGGCGCCAGCCCTGCCGCAGGACGTCACACAGACGAGAAGGAGGGGATGGAAAATGCAGGCTGCAGAGACGGGATCGGAGGCGACATCtccagcaaaaagccaggctggAAACTCTGGCACAAATGGAAGTCGGTGGCACTGTGCGGAGCTGGGCTGGGAGGCACTGTCACCTCCAAtctgtctccagccccctcccccaaatctcCCCCAGCCAGCGCTGCCCTAGTTTCTCTGCAGAGACGCCAGCTGAGGCAGAGCTAAAGCGCAGGGCTCTGGTCCAGCCCAGCTCACGCGTGCAGTGAGCTTTAGCAGTCCTCAGCCTGGCTCCCAGCACACAAGTCATGGCACTTCCcggcagctgggagcagagggacGGGGCACACATGGGTTGCCCCGAGTGCTCCCTGCCTGGAGGGACCTCACGGCTCAGCGCAAGGACCGGCTCTCTGCGGCCCGCACCTTACATCGACAGGGCAGAACCCAGTCCCAAAACGCTTCCTGTCGCCCTCACATCCCCCACTGCTGTGGGCTCTTCCCCAGCTAGAGCCCTCCCCGATATCTGGGTCTCTGGCACAGAGAGGCAGCACAAGGATGGGGATGCCTGGCCCCCAGGCACCAATCCTGCCAACTGCACTTGTAAAGGCTGCCAGGAAGCGCTGGGCGCGGACCCAGATGGCAGCACTGGAGCCGCGCggcaggaggtggccagcaccgaGCACGAGGCCTGGGGCCCTGCGGGCACCCGACGCTCGCTCCCCGCTTTGCCCCAGGTCGGGAGCCTCCCCGATGGcacgtgcctcggtttcccttgCAGCAGAGGCGCTGGCTCTGCTCAGGGGCTCCCTTCCCGAGCGCtgagccccacggccgcccccagcaCATGAGATGGGTTAGCAGGAGCGGCTCAACAGCACAAATCCCATCACGTCGCCCCCGCCAGGGTTTACGTAACAGCGTGTGTgctgccatggcatcgccccctcCTGCCACCCCGGCGGACACACTGTCCTGCCCTGGCCGGCCGATCCCGCCGCCCCACGCAGCCTCCCCGCCAGCGGGCACGTCCGCGGGGCGA
The sequence above is a segment of the Struthio camelus isolate bStrCam1 chromosome 25, bStrCam1.hap1, whole genome shotgun sequence genome. Coding sequences within it:
- the HAP1 gene encoding huntingtin-associated protein 1 isoform X2; the protein is MEIWSSPAAYDELNGNAEPGGGADPIARELEEVLCAERVGRITKTYHDIDAVTNLLEEKERDLELAARIGQSLLKQNRSLTERNELLEEQLELAKEEIAQLRHEVSMRDDLLHFYTTTTEESEPGSAISTPLRRHESSASLQQYFQYDTLQQKLKGLEEENQKLRLEATSIATETCRYEDQEQQLMIDCVEQFSEASRQVTSLSEELARKTEDTARQQEEISQLLAQVVDLQQKCRTYGSEVEELQQHLAAAKEAQQQLRTELRDLQEKYAECGGMLQEAREEVKSLRSRSLPNSAVGRYGAPSLLPVDSLAAEIKGTMRKGTDGSSSDYKSCLRVFETVKAVNQAARARSCCESPRHAPGSKQASSVPSGGASTPRTSCYGSGSASLAPEPPAGAWSEEAGEERRAAPGRHDLEAAVRRLSARQESHASERSFFETEREHKLRRLREAESSSGFLTPNESVVSTGTSGSGGSELTAGSGFSLGSLSYLPDKLQIVKPLEGSVTLHHWQQLARPDLGGILVPRPGVLTKDFRQLDVDLEEIYNLDDLEEDDVEAGSFQLLPTSMPAKAKERPGACITQSCLLVGPLRG